The genomic DNA GGCCTTACAGCGCAGCACACATGGAGGATCGATATTAACGAAAGTGAAACATCACGTTCTCAGCCTCAAACATTTCTTCTGGGAGATCTATTACTCGTTGCCTTGTCCAGCAAATTCGACTCTATCCTGCCCTAAagtctcccctcctccaaaacctcgaTCAGTTCATCCAACCTCTCAATCACCAAATCAGTATGCTCATGGTCCACCAAATGTCTATTCACATCATTGACCAACAAGACCGTCTTGGcacccgccctcctcccagcagtGATATCATCCACCGAGTCACCCACCATTATCAACCCACTCGcatccgccacctcctctccctcctccgtATGGAGTagctccccctcttcttgcCTCCTCTCGGCaatcttttcctttccctccgcctcatcaACGGGAATGCCAGGCTCACCAGTTGACTTcctcaccaaaccccaaGAACGGGCAATATGGAGAATACCAGCGGGGTCGGGCTTGGGAGGGCGGAAATCACGGGTGACGATGGGGCCAAAGACggaggaagggaggaatTTGTCAAGGAGGTTCTGGACGGGGAGGTCGAAGTTGCGGGTGCAGATTCCTTTGCGGATGGAGCGGGAGTCGAGGTAGGACATTAGGGGGGCGAGGCCAGGTTGGGGGACCTGGGTCAGCATGGCTTCGCGTTCTATGGTGCGGATTTTCTCCATGGCGGTGTGTTGGTCttcgggggtggggagggagtagaCGTGGTCGAGGATGTCGACTGATTTGGGGATGCCGAGGGCGGAGCGCATGGCGGC from Podospora pseudoanserina strain CBS 124.78 chromosome 2, whole genome shotgun sequence includes the following:
- a CDS encoding hypothetical protein (COG:S; EggNog:ENOG503P1ZB), with protein sequence MRRFWPIMSAVTSAPWKFAPLKQPFVPSSNTRKLEGIVFDVDGTLCEPQTYMFAAMRSALGIPKSVDILDHVYSLPTPEDQHTAMEKIRTIEREAMLTQVPQPGLAPLMSYLDSRSIRKGICTRNFDLPVQNLLDKFLPSSVFGPIVTRDFRPPKPDPAGILHIARSWGLVRKSTGEPGIPVDEAEGKEKIAERRQEEGELLHTEEGEEVADASGLIMVGDSVDDITAGRRAGAKTVLLVNDVNRHLVDHEHTDLVIERLDELIEVLEEGRL